The region CTCGGTGGATGTGAGTTATATGGTGGATAACAAGACCGGTTATATTAAGGTGAGCCGCTTCTCGGCCCATACTTACGAGGAGTTTATGGAGGCCCTCTCCAGGCTGAAGGAGCAGGGCATGGAGCAACTGCTGCTCGACTTGCGCGGCAACCCCGGCGGCTACATGGACCACGCCATCCGTATGGCCGATGAGTTTGTTGCCGGCGAGAAGATGATCGTGTACACCGACGGCAAGGGCAACCGTTACGATTCCAGAACCTTTGCCCAGCGCAAAGGCGCTTTTGAACAGGGGCCGCTGGTGGTGCTGCTGGATGAGGGGAGCGCCTCCGCCTCCGAGATTGTGGCCGGTGCCCTGCAGGACAACGACCGTGCCCTGATCGTGGGCCGTCGCTCCTTTGGCAAGGGCCTGGTGCAGATGCCGATCCCGCTCAACGACGGCTCTGAGCTGCGCCTGACCATTTCGCGCTACTACACGCCAAGCGGCCGCTCCATCCAGAAGCCTTATACGGGAAATACCGAGGACTATGAAAAGGATATTCTGAACCGCTTTGAGAACGGCGAGTATTTCCACCCGGACAGCAGCCTGTTTGTAGACTCGCTGAAGTATAAAACGCTGGGCGGCCGGGCTGTGTATGGCGGCGGCGGCATTATGCCGGATGTTTTCGTGCCGCGCGATACCACCGAGCTGTCGGAGTACCTGAGCCAGCTGTATAACAAGAACGTGATCCGGGAGTATAGTCTGAACTATTACCAGAAGCATAAGAAAGAGCTGGAGAAAATGCCGTTCGAGAAGTTTAACAAGAGCTTTGAGGTAACCGATAAGATGCTGCAGGAGGTGGTGCAAACGGCCACGGCTGCCGGCGTGGAATATAACGAGGCACAGTTTAAGCGCTCCGGCAACCTACTGCGCAACCACCTGAAAGCCTTTATAGGCCGCAGCGTGTACGGCAACGAGGGCTTCTTCCCAGTGCTGCACCAGTCGGATGAGGAGTTTCAGCAGGGGCTAAGGCACTTTAGCCGCGCCCAAAGCCTGGCGTCAGGAAGTATGTAGCGTTAGCGTATCTCGTAGCACGTATCAGGTAGCACGACTTTTTGAGAAAGGACTTGGTGACATAAGACTCAGTAACAAGGGACTGTTTGACATAAGACAAAGGACTTTTTTGATGGTTTGCCCCACTACCCCTTTTAAAGAGCGGCTACCTGGCAAGTATAACTCCCCTTCCGGGAGGGGTAGGGGAGATGATTACCATATTCGAGAGGTCCTTTGTCAAGCGGTCTTTTGTCTAATTGTCATAAAACAGAGTCGTGCTACCTGATACGTGCTACGAGATACGAATAATACAGTGTCACCTTAAAAACTAATCCATATGCCTTTTTACTATAAACTTGGGGAGATACCGCACAAGCGGCATACGCAGTTCCGGCAACCCGACGGCAGCCTCTATGCCGAGCAATTGGTGGGCACACTGGGCTTCAGCGGTGTTTCGTCGCTGCTCTACCACATTAACCCGCCCACGCAGATCAGCCGCCTTGGGGAGCCAAGGACATATGCGCCCAAGCGGGCAGAGGGCGTGAAACTGGCGCCGCAGCACCTGCGCACCGTAGAGGTAAACGCCACCGGCCCCGACTAC is a window of Pontibacter kalidii DNA encoding:
- a CDS encoding S41 family peptidase, with amino-acid sequence MEHGEEKNSVRNSSFQIKLPLFISLALVVGLLLGATMFSPSTTNPQGTAKGYLKFRDVLSYIDRDYVDTVDVEELTDYAITKMLEKLDPHTAYIPADELAMARSYLEGDFEGIGVEFNIFKDTIYVITPLSGGPSEAAGIQAGDKIIKVDGETVAGTGINNEGVFKRLRGPKGTKVDLTIQRNALKKPLNFTIERSKIPTHSVDVSYMVDNKTGYIKVSRFSAHTYEEFMEALSRLKEQGMEQLLLDLRGNPGGYMDHAIRMADEFVAGEKMIVYTDGKGNRYDSRTFAQRKGAFEQGPLVVLLDEGSASASEIVAGALQDNDRALIVGRRSFGKGLVQMPIPLNDGSELRLTISRYYTPSGRSIQKPYTGNTEDYEKDILNRFENGEYFHPDSSLFVDSLKYKTLGGRAVYGGGGIMPDVFVPRDTTELSEYLSQLYNKNVIREYSLNYYQKHKKELEKMPFEKFNKSFEVTDKMLQEVVQTATAAGVEYNEAQFKRSGNLLRNHLKAFIGRSVYGNEGFFPVLHQSDEEFQQGLRHFSRAQSLASGSM